The sequence below is a genomic window from bacterium.
TCGGCTACAACCTGAACTACGACAGCGACAGCCTGGCCTGGGGCTTCGGCGTGGCCATCGACACGGGCAAGGACGCCAAGGCCCTGTTCGACTACAGCATGGTCGACATGCAGACCATGAGCTACGTGCACCGGCTGACGCTGACCTTCGTCTACTAGGCGCGACACGGCGGCGACGGTTGTCGGGCCCGCCCCGCGAGAGGGGTGGGCCTTCGCCGTCCCGGCGCGGTTGTCCGCGGCCGGCGGGATCCCTAGATTGATGCGCGGGCGGAAGCGTTCCCTCAACCCGGCGGGGGTCGGCATGTTCCTGGAACGGGCCGCGGCACTGCGGCGCACACTGACCGTCTCGACGTTGGCCTCCTGCCTGGCGGCCGCCGTCCCGGCAGCGGCCGCCCTGGTGCGGCCGTTCGACGGCACCGGCGGTTTCGGGGTCTGCCTGGATTACGCCAACCTGCCCGCCGCCGACGGCGCCGCGGACATCCTGCTGCTGTTCTCGGTGGCGAACGACGGCCTGCACTTCCGCGAGCAGCCCGGCGGCAAGCTGGTCGGGAGCCTGTCGGTCGAGGCGACGCTCGACGCCGGCGACGGCGCGCCGATCGTCCGTCGCGAGACGCTCGCCCTGGCCGCGCGCACGCGCGAAGAGGCGGCGTCGCCGACCAGCTACCAGGTCTTCACCCTGCGGATCCCGGGCGTGCGCGCCGCGCGCGGCGATCTGCGCTGCCGGCTGGAGGATCTCGCCGCGCCCCGCGACGACGACGCCAGGGCGGTCGCCGTCGCCGACGTGCGCGGGGAGTGGTGCCTGGAGGCGCCGCCGCCCGAGCTGCGCGGCCTATGGCTCCACGCGCCCCTGTTCCTCTCGGGCGCGCCCCGCTCCGGCGACGCCGGCGGCGCGGTGGCCGCCGCCCGCCTGCGCGGCGACCGCCTGGCCATGTTCCTGCATCCCAACCGCCGCTACGGGCTCGAGCAGTCGCGGCTGCAGGTGACCTTCGAAGCCGAGGCGGTCGGGATCGGCCCCGGCGACCGCGGGCGCCTGCCGCGCACGCTGCTGATGCAGGTGCTGGCCCGCGACCTGGACTACGTGGTGCGCGACACGCTGGAACTCGGGCTCGAACCGGAGTCCTTCCTCGGCGGCGGCGGCTTCGCCGCGGTGACCTGGGACTACGACGTGAACCGGCTGCCGCCGGGCTCCTACCAGCTCAGCTGCGCCCCCCTGGACGGCTGGGGCAACGCCTGGGTCGTCGAGTTCGACGTCATCTGGCAGCTCCAGGCGCTGACCAGGCCGGCGGGAGACACCGAGGCGATGGGCCGGCTCGTGCTGCTCGGCGACCGCCGCGAGGCCTTCCTGCAGGCCGGACGCTCGGGCCGCGAAGCGCTGCTGGCCGAGTTCTGGGACGAGCTCGACCCCGATCCGACGACCGCGGGCAACGAGGCGCTCGAGGAGTTCAAGCAGCGCGTCAGCTACGTGAACCGCTACCTCGGCGGCATGGGCCGCGCGGGTCCCGTCGACGACCGCGGCCTGGTGTACGTGCTGCTCGGACCGCCCGACGAGATCGAGAAGCAGGACGTCCCCGCCAACGCCCTGGACTTTGAGGACGCCCTGTCGCGCGTGCACG
It includes:
- a CDS encoding GWxTD domain-containing protein, which translates into the protein MFLERAAALRRTLTVSTLASCLAAAVPAAAALVRPFDGTGGFGVCLDYANLPAADGAADILLLFSVANDGLHFREQPGGKLVGSLSVEATLDAGDGAPIVRRETLALAARTREEAASPTSYQVFTLRIPGVRAARGDLRCRLEDLAAPRDDDARAVAVADVRGEWCLEAPPPELRGLWLHAPLFLSGAPRSGDAGGAVAAARLRGDRLAMFLHPNRRYGLEQSRLQVTFEAEAVGIGPGDRGRLPRTLLMQVLARDLDYVVRDTLELGLEPESFLGGGGFAAVTWDYDVNRLPPGSYQLSCAPLDGWGNAWVVEFDVIWQLQALTRPAGDTEAMGRLVLLGDRREAFLQAGRSGREALLAEFWDELDPDPTTAGNEALEEFKQRVSYVNRYLGGMGRAGPVDDRGLVYVLLGPPDEIEKQDVPANALDFEDALSRVHDSFLAPNEGLVLRDQYTDEEQSTLAVRERLDRATSQEKFKAFELWKYKGRGRPLFPNQYTSMPLGLNFLFLARLGGGAYTLESTNAHTQGGPSR